The Aureispira anguillae genome contains a region encoding:
- a CDS encoding CotH kinase family protein — MKNKFQAFVIIVGLSIVFSSCYKETFVAAGTGLSDWSSASHSALAIPDYDVVFDQTKVNRVDLVIDARYWAILSSNINDIYGSGTSGGGRPAGGPGGGGGFSEETPIYVPCSWFFNGKEWYNVGIRYKGNSSLSSGYQSGNGKLPFRVKFDYYEDEFPEITGQTFYGFTDLSLSSNYDDPSFMREKVATDLFREFGVPAPQTAYYQLYIDYGEGPVYFGLYTFVEVVFDTMLEKQFGNNTGNCYKPDGNGAAWSTSNFSLADFEKKTNETNSDWSDIQAVYDALHAPSRTADTSLYKANLEAVFDVDLFLKYLAVNTTIQNWDTYGRMTHNYYLYNNPSTNLISWIPWDNNEAFQDGKMGGSLSFELDDVVEKDWPLIAYIANIPSYRAQYNAYIQDFINTTFEPNKMQTQYNGLKTIIQASVNKEVSGYTYLKGANDFDNAVTEIINHTSTRYTAADLYLN, encoded by the coding sequence ATGAAAAATAAATTTCAAGCGTTTGTTATTATCGTAGGTTTAAGCATTGTTTTTTCTTCTTGTTATAAGGAAACTTTTGTTGCAGCAGGAACAGGTTTAAGCGATTGGTCTTCAGCTTCTCATTCGGCTTTAGCAATACCCGATTATGACGTTGTATTTGACCAAACAAAAGTCAATCGGGTAGATCTTGTTATTGATGCTAGATATTGGGCAATTTTATCTTCTAATATAAATGATATTTATGGCAGTGGAACATCAGGAGGCGGCAGACCTGCTGGTGGACCAGGAGGAGGGGGCGGTTTTTCGGAAGAGACACCTATTTATGTTCCTTGTAGTTGGTTTTTTAACGGAAAGGAATGGTACAATGTAGGGATTCGTTATAAAGGAAACTCTAGCTTGAGCTCTGGTTATCAGTCAGGAAACGGAAAACTTCCTTTTCGAGTTAAGTTTGATTATTACGAAGATGAATTTCCTGAAATAACAGGGCAAACCTTTTATGGATTTACGGATTTGTCTTTGAGCAGTAATTATGATGATCCCTCTTTTATGAGGGAGAAAGTGGCTACAGATTTATTTCGAGAATTTGGCGTTCCAGCCCCTCAAACGGCTTATTATCAACTTTATATTGATTATGGAGAAGGACCTGTTTATTTTGGTTTGTATACCTTTGTAGAAGTGGTATTTGATACCATGCTTGAAAAGCAATTTGGGAATAATACAGGAAATTGTTACAAACCTGATGGCAATGGAGCAGCATGGTCTACTTCTAATTTTAGTCTAGCCGATTTTGAAAAGAAAACCAACGAGACGAATAGTGATTGGTCTGATATTCAAGCTGTTTATGATGCTTTGCATGCCCCCTCTAGGACAGCAGATACTAGTTTGTATAAAGCAAATTTAGAAGCAGTTTTTGATGTAGACTTGTTTTTAAAATATTTGGCAGTGAATACAACGATTCAAAATTGGGATACTTATGGACGAATGACGCACAATTATTATCTCTACAACAACCCTTCTACCAACTTAATAAGTTGGATACCATGGGATAACAATGAAGCTTTTCAAGATGGAAAGATGGGAGGATCACTATCTTTTGAGCTAGACGACGTAGTTGAAAAAGATTGGCCATTAATCGCTTATATTGCTAATATACCTAGTTATCGGGCTCAATACAATGCTTATATACAGGATTTTATTAATACGACATTTGAACCTAACAAAATGCAGACACAGTATAATGGTTTAAAAACAATAATTCAAGCATCTGTTAATAAGGAGGTTAGTGGTTATACTTATTTGAAAGGAGCCAATGATTTTGACAATGCTGTTACCGAAATTATTAACCATACCTCAACGAGGTATACGGCGGCAGATTTATACCTAAATTAA
- a CDS encoding DUF2490 domain-containing protein, with protein MKKLENQVRPSTFLFLLLFMVFGYPESKAQTLGTSVVTSDLEGWFFAGIRLKIHKKWTIELKEEFRFKKNISELDQYFTNLDVKYAPIKFLQLGAGFRFTQMEEGEGTYSPHYRLHFDVAYRHKISRLSFKYRLRYQFRDEIGKTTTEGDYLKHRFRLRAGVGYNIKKIPLEPQLSVELFNQLEKYQLPVFDKLRFTASLAYDFKKFGKVKLFYRVEQELFVNYPKTTGVLGLGYIYTIKIKKKDKYEK; from the coding sequence ATGAAAAAATTAGAGAACCAAGTGCGCCCCAGTACTTTTCTGTTCCTATTATTGTTTATGGTATTTGGTTATCCAGAAAGCAAGGCTCAAACATTGGGAACGAGTGTAGTAACATCTGATCTTGAAGGGTGGTTTTTTGCAGGAATACGTCTTAAAATACACAAAAAGTGGACAATTGAGTTAAAGGAAGAGTTTCGATTTAAAAAGAATATTTCTGAGCTAGATCAGTATTTTACAAATTTAGATGTAAAGTATGCTCCTATTAAATTTTTGCAGTTGGGAGCTGGATTTAGATTTACTCAAATGGAAGAAGGCGAAGGAACATATTCCCCTCATTATCGTCTTCATTTTGATGTTGCTTATCGACACAAAATCAGCAGACTATCATTTAAATATCGATTGCGATATCAATTTAGAGATGAAATAGGAAAAACAACAACAGAGGGGGATTACCTTAAGCACCGTTTTCGTTTGCGAGCAGGAGTTGGTTATAATATCAAAAAGATTCCATTGGAACCCCAACTCTCTGTAGAATTATTTAATCAATTGGAAAAGTATCAGTTGCCTGTATTTGATAAATTGAGATTTACCGCTTCTTTAGCCTATGATTTTAAGAAGTTTGGAAAGGTGAAGCTGTTTTATAGGGTTGAACAAGAGCTTTTTGTGAATTACCCTAAAACAACAGGAGTTCTAGGACTAGGTTATATTTATACCATCAAAATCAAAAAAAAGGACAAGTATGAAAAATAA
- a CDS encoding carbonic anhydrase: MVDNISWQDALSRLKKGNANFVADHLDGKLQNSSRRGELVSGQAPFAIVLSCADSRVVPELAFDTGLGELFVIRVAGNVANTSTIASIEYAVAHLGVNLIVVMGHESCGAITAALDGGDNGYNLNHLLGHVTPAMNASEDKDVNAVVKVNAHLTCKQILSRSAIIEEATKKKDIKIIPAFYNLGSGVVDFIQD; encoded by the coding sequence ATGGTTGATAATATATCATGGCAAGATGCCTTAAGTCGATTAAAGAAAGGAAATGCTAATTTTGTAGCCGATCATTTGGATGGCAAACTTCAAAATTCTTCTCGTCGAGGTGAGCTAGTTTCTGGACAAGCTCCCTTTGCTATTGTTTTAAGTTGCGCAGATAGTCGTGTTGTTCCTGAATTGGCTTTTGATACTGGTTTGGGAGAGTTGTTTGTTATTCGTGTGGCGGGTAACGTAGCCAATACTTCTACCATTGCTAGTATAGAATATGCAGTTGCTCATTTAGGAGTTAACTTAATTGTCGTAATGGGACATGAAAGTTGTGGTGCGATCACTGCTGCTTTGGATGGGGGAGATAATGGGTATAACCTTAATCATTTGTTGGGGCATGTGACACCAGCAATGAATGCATCAGAAGACAAAGATGTCAATGCAGTAGTGAAAGTAAATGCACATTTGACCTGCAAGCAAATTTTGTCTCGTTCTGCAATTATTGAAGAGGCTACCAAAAAGAAAGACATTAAGATAATCCCTGCTTTTTATAATTTGGGAAGTGGTGTGGTTGACTTTATACAGGACTAA
- the lepA gene encoding translation elongation factor 4: MKNIRNFCIIAHIDHGKSTLADRMLEMTQTISERKMQDQALDNMDLERERGITIKSHAIQLNYQHKGEEYIFNLIDTPGHVDFSYEVSRSIAACEGALLLVDAAQGVQAQTISNLYLALENDLEIIPVLNKVDMPSAMVDEMSEEVVDLLGCELEDIILASGKTGLGLENIFEAIIERIPAPEGDPEAPLQAMIFDSMFDKYRGVIAYFRVFNGRLKKNDAIQFFNTQSDFFANEIGILKMDQVPQEMVEAGNVGYVITGTKDSKEVKVGDTITLQENKCEEAIQGFEDVKPMVFAGIFPIENDDFEDLRDALEKLQLNDASLIFQPETSVALGFGFRCGFLGMLHLEIIQERLEREYDQNVLTTVPNVSYFAYTKKGEKLTINTPNDLPGPTILDYVEEPYIRAQIISKPEYIGGIIKLCMEKRGILKNQQYLTTSRLELTFELPLAEIVFDFYDKLKTISRGYASFDYTPLDYRQSDLVKLDVLLNSENVDAFSSLIHRTKAVAFGKRMCAKLKDILPKQQFKIAIQAAIGAKIVARENISALRKDVTAKCYGGDISRKRKLLEKQKKGKKKMREVGNVQVPQKAFLDVLKLD, from the coding sequence ATGAAGAATATTAGAAACTTTTGCATCATCGCTCATATTGATCATGGCAAGTCTACTTTAGCCGATCGTATGTTAGAAATGACACAAACCATTTCTGAGCGAAAAATGCAAGATCAGGCATTGGACAACATGGATTTAGAGCGAGAACGTGGTATTACGATCAAGTCGCATGCAATCCAACTCAATTATCAACACAAAGGAGAAGAATACATCTTTAATTTGATTGATACTCCTGGTCATGTTGATTTTTCATATGAAGTTTCTCGTTCTATTGCTGCTTGTGAGGGAGCATTGCTATTAGTAGATGCGGCACAAGGGGTACAAGCCCAAACCATTTCTAATTTATACCTAGCGTTAGAAAACGATTTAGAAATTATTCCAGTACTCAACAAAGTTGACATGCCTTCGGCTATGGTTGATGAAATGTCTGAAGAAGTTGTTGATTTATTGGGCTGCGAATTAGAAGATATTATCTTGGCCAGTGGAAAAACGGGCTTAGGGTTAGAAAATATTTTTGAAGCTATTATTGAGCGTATCCCTGCCCCTGAAGGAGATCCTGAAGCACCGCTTCAAGCCATGATTTTTGATTCTATGTTTGACAAATATCGTGGGGTAATCGCTTATTTCCGTGTATTTAATGGCCGCCTAAAAAAGAATGATGCCATTCAATTTTTTAATACCCAAAGCGATTTCTTTGCCAATGAGATTGGTATTTTAAAGATGGATCAGGTGCCTCAAGAAATGGTAGAAGCAGGAAATGTAGGCTATGTCATCACAGGAACAAAGGATTCTAAGGAAGTAAAAGTTGGGGATACAATCACACTGCAAGAGAACAAATGCGAAGAAGCTATTCAGGGTTTTGAAGATGTTAAGCCCATGGTTTTTGCAGGTATTTTCCCTATTGAAAATGATGATTTTGAAGATTTGCGAGATGCCTTGGAAAAATTGCAATTGAATGATGCTTCTTTAATTTTCCAACCAGAAACTTCTGTTGCCTTGGGTTTTGGGTTCCGTTGTGGTTTCTTAGGCATGTTGCATTTAGAAATTATCCAAGAGCGTTTGGAGCGTGAGTATGACCAAAATGTACTGACTACTGTGCCCAACGTTAGTTACTTTGCTTATACCAAAAAAGGCGAAAAACTAACCATCAATACGCCTAATGATCTGCCTGGTCCTACGATTCTTGATTATGTAGAGGAGCCTTATATTCGAGCACAAATCATTTCAAAACCTGAATATATTGGTGGCATTATCAAGTTGTGCATGGAAAAACGTGGTATTCTAAAAAATCAACAATACTTAACTACTTCTCGTTTAGAGTTGACCTTTGAGTTACCTTTGGCTGAAATTGTCTTTGATTTTTATGATAAATTAAAAACAATTTCTAGAGGTTATGCCTCCTTTGACTACACGCCATTGGATTATCGCCAATCGGACTTGGTTAAATTAGATGTCTTGCTTAATAGCGAAAACGTAGATGCTTTTTCTAGTTTAATTCACCGCACCAAGGCGGTTGCTTTTGGCAAGCGTATGTGTGCTAAATTAAAAGATATTTTGCCCAAACAGCAGTTCAAAATTGCTATTCAAGCTGCTATTGGTGCCAAAATTGTCGCTCGTGAAAACATCTCTGCACTTCGTAAAGATGTTACGGCCAAGTGTTATGGTGGTGATATTTCTCGTAAGCGTAAATTACTTGAAAAACAGAAAAAAGGTAAGAAGAAAATGCGTGAGGTAGGTAATGTTCAAGTACCTCAAAAAGCATTCTTGGATGTCTTAAAATTGGATTAG